The following proteins come from a genomic window of Rutidosis leptorrhynchoides isolate AG116_Rl617_1_P2 chromosome 10, CSIRO_AGI_Rlap_v1, whole genome shotgun sequence:
- the LOC139873453 gene encoding SPX domain-containing protein 3-like, giving the protein MKFGKRLKQHVQETLPGWREMYLNYKDLKKLVRLISSSLEIRNSEAEFVYLLNNEIEKFNAFFMEQEEDFIIRHKELQQRIKRANERELLSEGEYEEEMARIRKDIVDFHGEMVLLVNYSNINYTGMAKILKKYDKRTGGLLRLPFIQKVLEQPFFTTELISKLVKECETTIDELFPATVVAEEMNEAAITMVGEGIFRNTVAALMTMKEIRKGSSTQSHFSLPALNLPDTKIIRSCQLNSPIPII; this is encoded by the exons ATGAAATTTGGCAAGAGATTGAAGCAACATGTTCAAGAAACTTTGCCCGGGTGGCGCGAAATGTACTTGAATTACAAGGATTTGAAGAAGCTAGTGAGATTAATTTCTTCGTCGTTAGAGATTCGGAACTCTGAAGCTGAGTTTGTGTATCTCTTAAATAATGAAATCGAGAAGTTTAACGCATTTTTCATGGAACAAGAAGAGGATTTCATTATTCGTCATAAG GAATTGCAACAACGAATAAAGAGAGCAAATGAGAGAGAACTACTATCAGAAGGAGAGTATGAAGAAGAGATGGCAAGAATTAGAAAAGACATAGTTGACTTCCATGGTGAAATGGTGCTTTTAGTCAACTACAGTAACATCAATTACACTG GGATGGCAAAGATTCTAAAGAAATATGACAAAAGAACAGGAGGACTATTGCGTTTGCCATTCATACAAAAAGTCTTGGAGCAACCTTTTTTTACAACCGAGTTGATTTCAAAACTTGTGAAAGAATGCGAAACCACTATCGATGAGTTGTTTCCTGCAACAGTGGTGGCAGAGGAGATGAACGAGGCAGCCATCACGATGGTTGGAGAAGGGATCTTTAGAAACACGGTTGCGGCATTAATGACAATGAAAGAGATTAGAAAAGGGAGTTCGACTCAAAGTCATTTTTCGCTCCCAGCTCTAAATTTGCCTGATACGAAGATCATTCGCTCATGTCAACTCAACTCGCCCATACCTATCATATAA